The Candidatus Defluviibacterium haderslevense DNA window CTGCTTTTAGTCGTGTAGATATTGATGAAGAGAGCCGAGTTCCATTTATGGTTTACATGGATGAATTTCATAATTTCACTACTTTGTCTTTGGTAAATATGTTTTCCGAATTACGAAAATTCAAAGTAGGGATGATTCTAGCTCACCAATATATGCATCAACTTGATGAGGATATTAGACAAGCTGTACTTGGGAATATAGGGACAGTTATTTCCTTTAGAATTGGAACTGAAGATGCAAAACATATGGCAGAAGAAATGTTTCCTGAATTTGATGTTCAAGATTTTATTAACCTTCCAAATTACAAGATATATTTGAAATTAATGATTGATGGACGACCTAGTCGGCCTTTTAGTGGGAATACTTTAAATGAGTTCAAGTACTAATTTATTTGAATAAGAATCCGAAAAAATATACCAAATTGAATGCGGTTGCCATACATGGTTTAGTTAGTGTGGTAAGCCATATCAAATTTACTACCTTAACAAAGTAACATCCCCCTTAATTAAGAATCTTTGCCCTGCTGCATTCTCCCAATTAATTAAATAAATATATACATTAGGTAGACATAGACGGTTATTAACCATCCCATCCCAACCATTACAATTCGATCCCATGCCATTAGGATAGGATTCACAGGAGTATACTTGTTGACCCCATCTCTCGAACAATTGTAAAGTAATTATTTTACTTTTGGAATCTGAGAATGTTATATTCCAAGTGTCATTTTTGGAATCTGCATTCGGTGAGAATATATTTGGAATAAATATTTCAGAAGTTTGATTTTTGACATGAATAAATATAGAATCTATTGCTGTGCATCCATTACCATCACTTACTTCAAGATAATAAGTTCCATCTTGAATAGCCTTTATTTCTGGATTCGGACAATCAGTGCAAGATAAATATTCTGATGGGTACCATCTGAATCTAGTCACATTCATGGAATGTAAACCGCTTAATGTATATGTGCCTCCACGAATTAATTCTAAGGTATCATCAAGATCTACAAAAATATCTTCGTATGCAATAACTGTATAATGGATTACTGAATCACAAGAATGTATATTCGATTTATGAACAGTGAATTCACTGGCAGTTGTATACCATAATTGCTCAATCTGGACCGAGTCTCCAATACAGAAATAGAATGTAATAGTTGTGGGTTCATGAATAGGAAAAAGGTGTACTTCTGTCATATGGAATGAATCGCAACCATATTGATTATTGAATTGAGTTATTATGGTGATCGAGTCATGATACCAGATATTATCTATTTGAATAGAATCCCCATTACATAAGTTATGAATAGTATGGGTAGCGGGCGAGATGGGATAATTAATGATGTTAATACTTAAAATAGAATCGCAACCATATTGGGTGGAGTAGTTAATGAGAAATGAAGTATCCTGCAAATAATAAGTTCCTTGGTAGAATAACGAATCCTTGACACACTTGTGGAAGTTTAGGGTCTCATGGAATGATGGAAATACGGTTGCATTATAAGTATAAATAGAATCACATCCTTCCTGGTTATTCCATATTATAGTATCACTTTCATTTGAAGTTATCCATTTTCCTCCATTTGGAGTGAATAGCCATACTGAATCTCCTTCACAGATTTGATAGTTTGTTGCAAATGATTCAGATCGTTTAGTTTTTAATGAAATTAATACAACAGAATCACATCCTAGTTGATTAGTTGATAGTATTCTTAATTCTTCATCATGGTGATACCACTGATTTTGAATAAATATGGAGTCTCCATTGCAGAATTCCATGACGGTCTGACTACTATCAATAGGAATCACACGAATTCTGATATTGATTATTGTATCACAGGCGTCTGGATAAGTTAGATAGATTTTTAACAATGTATCTTTCTTTATGTCTGTTATCGTTACTGTTGAATTAGGAAGTACAATACCATCTATAAGAAAGGAACTTGCATTCGTGTTAAATGCTATCGTGGATGAACTCCCCACACACACTAAAGTATCAGCTTGAGTAAGACTAAATTGATGTAAGCAGTGACATCTATTGACTTGAACCCTATGTGTATCAGATTTAAATCCACAACGAATCGGATAAGCTGCTATAACTCTATACATTCCAGTATCAGGAAAAACCATTGCAAGACTATCCCCAGATTGGAGGATGATTTGACCTCCATCAGGTAGCATCCATTCTGTTATATGTGGACAGGCCTCTTTCACAAGAAAATGAGCCACACTATCCTTACAAATTATTTTCTTTCCCTGAACTACAGCCCTATAAGGTCTTTCTAAACCTACTGCAAAATTCGGTGCAATTAAACCTGACTTACCTCCCAGATAGAAGTCATTAAGCATAAGTTCACAGGCCTGACCATATTCATTGGGCTGATGGATGACATGAAGGGTTTTAAAAAATTTCCTAAATGTAGTAATGTACATTCTATCATCTCTGCCTAGAACGGGTCCACCTACACCAAAACCCAATTGGTGAATTATCCTGTTAATTCGCTTCCTTACCATCAAAGAATCAGGATCCTGGAGGTCCACTTGAAATATTACATCAAAGGTATCTGCTAAAGTAAGATAAACTTTAGAGTCATCTGATGAAAAAGCAGAACCTATAAGTTCTTTTCTATTTTTAGCTGTTGTAATTGTATCAAATAAATCATACCCGTTTGAGATTATGCCTGTACTTGGATCGAATTGATGCAATTCTACCTGACTTGGATGTCCCAAAGTACATTCAATAAGGTGTTCACCAGAATTGGATATGGCTAATTCGCCTGTTTTGTACTGTTCATTTGATATATTATGTATATTCCCAGATATAGATGTTACTATTTGATTGAATTGAATACCACTGGTGTCTAATAGGAATGAATAAAAGACCTCTGTTACTGCATTCTGACAGATAATCCACCAATCACGTCCATTACAATGTTTAACTGCCAGCACTTGTTCGGAACTGGAATCTATGAGTACCTGTTCTGGAGTCACTACTGCGCCAAGTCCACTATCCTGACTCATATCTATCTGGACATATCTCAATTTATAAGGTGGTCCAGTTATGGTAGGAAATTGATCTGGGGTAAAAAAATAATATAAGGAATCACTACCAGGCTGGGGCAAGATAGCGCACATGACTGAGGACCGATTAGAGAATCGTGGACATCCTGCCATGATCTGGTGATTACGATTATAGATGTAATCATTATCTGAGTAGAAGAGTAGATTGCCCTGTTTACCACAGATACTCGAATGCCCTTCTCCTATACCTAAGGCACTGTAGAAAAATGAATCCGGCTGAGGTGTGCCAGATCGCCAATCTATCCCATGTGTACCCATATACCAAATCGAAGTCTCTAATCCAGTAGGACAATCTGACGGGGTGCTAAATGTATCTTGCTGTCCATAGATTAGAGATGAGGTGCTTTGGAATAGTATGACAATAAATAATAATCTTGAATACAATTCATTCATCATTTCTATTAGACCATATTTTTGAAGCATTTGATGCTTGGTACTATCTTTTAAATTACAAATTTATTATAATTTAAGAAAATATTTACATTAATATGTGCATTTGATTACATTTGCATATTCGTGCTACCTTGACAATCAACTAAACTATCCTCAATTCTTATATTTTAAAACTCAGAACTCATAAATTTTTGATTCATTTCTTAAATCAATTATATTATGAAAAATCTGTATTTATTCTTTCTACTTTTTGTTTTTTTTGACACCCATTTACTTCAAGCTCAAGCTTGTTCAATAAATGGAGAAATATCCGTTTGCCGGAATAATGTTTATAAATATGATGTTGGAATATCCGCTGGTGAGAAAGTAAGCTGGAAGCTTCAAAACATGAAAGGCAGAATTCTTAGTGTTAACTATGATTCTGTAGCCATCTTGTGGACCAAAGCAGGAACAGAATCACTATTGGCTGAAGTCCGAGATGTCAATGGAAATCTTTTAAGAACTTGTACATTGACTATTATTATAAAAGACTTCGAATATTTTACAATAGAATATTTTCCTAAACCTCCAGAGAAAGCTGATAATCAAGCCTGTAAAGGCGATCTCTTACAATTTATTACCAGACATCTAAGTAATTATTCTTATCGGTGGACTTATAATGATTCCATACTTGTAGACAGTACATCTCATTCTATAAATATTATTATGGGATCAGAACAAATGGTTGATGTATGTGTAGAGATCACGAATGAAGTAAATGGATGTATGGAGAAGTTGTGCAAACGAATCTACTTGTTTGACCTGCCTCAGTTTAGTTTTAGAATAGATTCCAGTTCTTCTAGGAATTTCTGTACGCATTCAGAAATTATTTTTAAGGCTGATCCACCTGCCATTTCTGGTCCAAAGTTTTTAAATAACTATGAATGGTCTGTGATTTCTAATAATCAGATATTAACATCTTCTTCTCAAACCTACTATTCACCATTTAATTATACCTTTTTAACCAGTGGGAATTATATAGTCAAACTCACCGTAACCAATCAATACGGATGCAGCCATTCGGAATCCATGGAACTCACTATTGAAGATGGAAATTCATCTCTTAACCAATTCACTAATGTAATATGTAAAGGACAATCAGTAACATATACTACTAATAATTTATGCACTTCATATCATTGGGGTGTAGAAGGTGGTACAATACAGCACGTATCAAATGATAGTTGTACCATATTATGGGATAAAGATCCTACTTCCGGATATGGTATCATCAGAATAACTAAATCAGGATGCCCTACGGGAGTATGCGATGAAGAAGAATTCTATAAAGTCTATATCATGGGAGGAGATAATCCCATAAAAGGGGAGGTCTATTTTTGTTCTGGTCAATTCCAACAGCCCTATTCCATAAATCCAATTCCTAACGCAAGCTATATATGGCGAATATCATCAAAGAATGGTTCAGGAAATATAAGCTTATCTGATTCTACCAAGCCAATTTGTTTTGCAAATTTTTTATCTTTTACCGGAACATTTACATTAAGCTGTGAAGTTAAATCATCCATTCCTGCCTGCAGCACTTATCAGAGTACGACCAATATAACTGTATACAACTTTAGTATTAACGGTAATACTTTAGTATGTTATGGAGAAGATGCTACTTTTGTCATTGCACCAGCAATGTCGGGAAGTAATAAACATGTTATTCTAAAACTTAACGGTATCATACAATATGAATATACTACTATTGATACAGTGATTACAATACCTCATCAATACTTGAGCCAATCAGATGATCATTACAAAATAGAAGTCATAATAGATATGGGTCAAAGTATGACTTGTACGATTACCAAAGATTTCAAAGTGATGGATCCTGTACTTCCACCTTTTTCAATTATGGGTCCTGATATAATTTGTCCCGACACTGAGTACAGATACTCCACAGATAATGTAGGTTCAAATAAAATATCCTGGGAGATCAAGAATGGAATGATCATTGACACCGCTAATGCCGCTGTATTAGTCACATGGCTCGATACCACCGCTGATAAAGTCCTTAAGGTGCGAAGAGAATTCAATGGATGTCTCTCTGAGTATACTTCATTGGAAGTATTACTGAAGAATATCTCCACAATTGACATACTTGGTCCTGATACTGTCTGTGTAGAATCTATGAATGATTATACATGCAATGAATCCACTGCAGATAATTATGATTGGAGCATTATCCCTACTGACGCAGGAAGAATTACTTCGTACCGTAATGATAGTATGACAGTTGAATGGAGTAATATAAATGGACTTCATACGGCCACTATTAGGCTGATTATCCATTATTGTAATAATAAATCCTTAACCAAAGATAAAATAGTGTATCTCTCTCAAGGAGATACAATGAAGATTAATCATGTGAACAACTGTCTTGGTGATTCTACATTACTATATATGTCCCAACATTATAGTAATACTTATGAATGGGACTTCGGAGATGGTTCAACTAAGGTAACTACTTCGTCAGATTCAGTATGGCATCATTTTAATCAAGATAATAATTATAATGTAACTGTCCAAGCAACACAACCCAATTCATGTATCATTCAGAATCCTACATTCCATAATATTCAGATTTATCCAAAGCATAAATTGAGATTCGTATATGCAGAGATATGTCCTCATGAATCTGCATTGGTTCAGACATGTGATGAATTATTGTGTATTCCACCAAACATACATTTTATGAAGTATGTAAAATTCTCTGCATCCGGAGTACCCAATAGTGGGGATTACCGATTCACTATCAATCGGAATAATCAGCTGTGGTATACTGTAAATTCTACTTCCCCTACCTTACTCATCTATGGAAATCAGTTTAGTGGTACTGAATTCAAGCTTCAGATCATAATAGAATCCATAGGGAATATCCCATGCATTACTCCTGACACATTAACATTATTGGCCTGTGAGGATGTTCCTCCAGTCATCTGTAATGCCAAAGAAATCCAGATAAGTATAGATACATTATACTTTGACAAATGTAATACTGCTAATTATGAAGGAACAATAGAAGTCTTTGGTGACTCCGATATCATTTATAAAGAATGGCAGATATTCGAAGGTAATTCAACTCCAATAATTCGTAACATTGTTGCCCAATCACAATTACTTGATCAACAATACACTTTCCAGAATGCAGGTCCTTACAGAATAGATCTGGTAGCAGGTAGAAAGAGTATTGATGAAGATTCTACAATCCAGATTTGTGATACGGTAGCTAGTAGATCAGGTATCATCAATACCATTCCAGATATTATCTATAAATGGGAATGTAATGGAAGTGCATACAAACTAATAGCATATGCTTCCGGTACTTATTATAATCCTACAGGTGCTACACCAGTTCATGAATGGTATGTTAATAATAAGCATATTGGAATGCATGATACGATAATTTTAGATTCATTGACTTATTCAGGTAATTCGGTCAATCTTAGGTTAGTATCTTCCATTTCAACTAACTCTTGTGAAAGCAAGTTAAATGTACCCATACCGAAACTAAACACAGCAACAATAATTCAAATGGATTCAAGTTGTCGAAATAATCTAATATCTTTTGTTTCAAACGTTCTACCTGTGAATTATCCAAAAATAAGTAGCTATTTATGGGATTTTGGAGACAATAGTTTTTCCAAAACAAAAAATCCACAACATACATTTAAAGATACTGGAACTTATACTGTTCAATTGACTATAATCAATGAGTTCGGATGTACATATCTTGCAGAAAAACTCATAAAGGTATTACCCAATGAATTAGATGGTTATGTTTCATCTGTACCTGATACTTGCAGATCACAATACAAACTTGAATTTAATCAAACACATGGTAATCAAATTCAAAAATATAAATGGAATACAGGTGGTCTATTTAATTCTATAAACGTAAATTCTAGTAATAGCTACAGAGTAACAGTAACTGATGTCAACGGGTGTAAGTATGAATCACAAAAGGAAGTATTGATTAATGATCCATTAATAACTATAGAAGGACCAGATAAAGGGTGCCCTAATGAATTCGCAGAATTTACAATATTTACAGTTGGGGATTATAATCTAAAAGTAAGTACAGGATTAACAACATGGTTAAGCACAGGCAATAATAAATATCTTATAAAAATCCCTTTAAATAATGACAGTATTATTATAAAGGTGGAGGCTAAAAAAGGAAATGTGGTCTGTAAAACAATTACAAAAGTTGTCAAAATAAATAAAATTACTAACTTCGAATTAATTAAAGACAGTATCACTTGTGATCCGTTTAGATTGAGAATTAAAACTAACCCAGTATTTAGTGTTATTTGGAATGATCAAAATGGAATAATTTCAAGTGGTCCATCTATTCTAATTTCAAAAAAGGGAGATTATGGTGCGACTTTTATCGACTCTTCGGGATGTTTTTTGTATGTAGAAACACCAATTCAAGGCAGACCAAGAGTTGGAATTAATATAACTGGGGAAGATTACATATGTGATTCCATATTTTTCGATGGTATTCCGAAAAAAATAAATTTTTTGATAACAGAATATTTAGCTTCATCTTGGAAAATTCAGGTAGGTGATTCGGTAGTTGATTTTGGTAATGGTTCTAATCCACGATCCTTAACACTTACTGAAAAAATGGAAAATCAAGAAATCAAGTTAGTTGTAACGGATGCCTTTGGATGTCAAATAGAATCGAAGGCATACAAATTTCATATACTTCCATGTAGTTGTAATGCATCTTATGTGACTATTGCGGCGTCTCTAGATCATTATACAGATTCTGCTGATTATGATATATATAAAGTTATTGGAGCAATACGTATACCTACAGGTTTTAACATTTGTCCGGAAGGTTTAGAATTTCTTAACCCTGTAGAATGGATTCGATACCCTACATTAGTTCAAAATGGACCATACATTGAATTGAGAAATGGACTTGTAAGACAACCCCGTGATTCATGTAATGGTACGGTCCAATTCACTGTTCATTGGTGCAAAGGCGAAATAACATGTTCAAAGACGCAAACTTTATACTACGATTGTTGTCCTATAGAACCTGACATTTGTGATCTCAGAGTTAACCAAGTACAATGCAATTATCCTAGTATGGGATCTGTTAGCATCGACCTTGAAGTATATCTTAAAGAAGCATTTATACTGAATAGTGCTTGTCGAAATGGAATCATCACGATTGAGTATCCTTTAACAAATGTAATTAGTTCGCCTCCATATTATTTCACGCTAACCGAACATGGTCCATCCACTCATAACATCTCATTCACTGGCACTATGGGACAAAGTCCATTTTGCTTTTATGTAAGAATAAAATCTACAAACTTAGCATGTCATGAAGAATGTATACTTGGTCCAATTTGCATAAATCCATACACGTGTCAGGTCATTAATGGTAACCAATTCGCTATCATAACAAATAATTGTGGTAGCCAAAATGGAGATGGAACAAATTCATGGAATATTCTGACTCAGATAAATAACCCTGATGGTCAATATGTGATAGAATCAGTTAATGCCAATGGTGGTGCGATGCAAGATAATTATTATGACATAAATGGAATCCATTCTACATTAATTCTGCCTTCAAGCTCTACAAGTGCAGCAATTCAACTTTTAGTGCATGATTTAAACCAAGGTATAGTATTCACTACAGAAAAAACTATTTCATTGGACCAATGTATTATGGGTCACAGCAAAAAGGAAGTAAATACAACACCTTTGTATACACTTCAGACCGTTCCAAATCCATCTTCTCATTTAACCACTTTCTATTATAAAATTGTTAAGAATCCAATTTCACCAATTCTAAAAATATATAATATTGCTTCAAATCAAGAAATAATTAAAATCAAATGTAATGATCATGGGTTTACAGAGTTTGATGCTAGTATTTTACCTTCTGGAGTTTATTACATTATTTTAGAAGAAAATGGTTTCAAACGAAATGTTCAAAAATGGGTAGTATTAAGATAATTTAATTGCTTAGTAATTATTTAGTAAAAAGTCCTTTGAGTTTTATTTCTCAAAGGACTTTTTATTTAGATGGGTTAATGTATCCATAATGATTGGAAACAAATGCTTTTTTACATCATACATATATTAGATATTGCCAAATTGGCAATTAATACCCTCTACATCAACATTCAAACATAAAATATACTGGTTTAGAAATATTCTTTAACAATCTAAACCAGTTTAAAATGAAAAATTTGAATGAATTAAGTCAATCAAAGCGATCTTGGTTAGTAGCTGAGGTTAAAATCTCATACCATAACCAATCCAAAGCATCGGATTATCCAAAAATCAACAATTCAAAGGATGCGGAACTGATCCTTCGCAATAATTGGAGTGACGATATGGAACTACTTGAAGAATTTAATGCCCTATTCCTAAACAGAGCAAATGGTGTAAAAGGATTCTTTCACTTGTCTCGAGGTGGAGTCTCAAATACTTATGTCGATCTCAAGATTCTTTTTTCCGCTGGATTAAAAGCATTAGCATCTGGTATCATCCTAGCTCACAACCACCCATCACGAAACTTAAAACCAAGTAAAGCAGATCTTGAATTAACCAAAAAGGTACTTGAAGCAGGAAAACTGCTTGATATCCAAATCATAGACCATTTGATACTTATACCCAATTCTGGTTATTATTCCTTCGCCGATGAAGGTACCCTATAGTTCTATTACTTAACCATTTAATTTATTAAAATGAAAAAGGAACTAGAATCTACTGGTAGCTCTGCTATTTCTAAAAACTTTGACTTATATCAAGAAGTAACAAACAAAATCATTTCAATGCTTGAAAAAGGAGTAGCACCATGGCGAAGAACATGGAGTACATATGGATTAGCCAAGAACTATGCAACTGGACATGTATATACCGGAATTAACTTCATCTTGATGAACAATACGGAACATCATGTTCCATATTTCATGACATATAACCAAGTAAAGGCACTGGATGGCAAATTGAAAAAAGGAGCGAAAGCGCAAAAGGTTATTTTCTTTAATCTTATCTACAAGGATCAAAACAATAGAGTAGTAAACAAAGATGAAGCAACACACCTATATAATATAGGAGAAGAAGTTAAAGTATTGAAGTTCATTAAGTATTACAATGTCTTCAATATTTCTGATGTGGAAGGTATTGATTTTGAGATTTCTGAAATACAGCTAAAGCCAAATGAGAAAATTGGTAAATGTGAATCTATTGTAGAGCTTATGCCTAAGTGTCCTTTGATACAGCATGAGAAAAATAATAGTGCATTCTATTCACCTATTTTGGACATAGTTAATATGCCTAAAATGGAACAGTTCGAAACATCTGAAGAATATTATGCCACTCTTTTCCATGAACTAGTTCACTCTACTGGCCATGCAACAAGATTAGCTAGAGAAGAAGTTATGAATCCTCATGCTTTTGGAAGTAAGGCATATAGCAAAGAGGAGTTAGTTGCAGAAATGGGAGCTTCGTTTCTATGTTCGAGTGTGCAAATTGACTTTGATAAAATCATTGAAAACAATGTCGCTTATCTAGCTGGATGGCTTAAAGTTCTGAAGGAGGATAGTAAATTCATTTTCAAGGTAGCCTCAGAGGCTCAAAAAGGTGTTGATTTCATTTTAAATCTGTAATTTGAGGTTACTGTCCCTACTTTGCTTTTTTGGCTTTGTGGGGATTTTTTGTTTTAACTTTTTAAAATACGGGTTTGCAAACTTCAGTAGCTGTAATTTTTATTTGTTTTTCGCAATTTTCAAGATCTTTTTCAGCTAATAAAATTCCCTCTTTTATTGCTAAATGAATTTCATATTCATCTTTAAAGTACCTTAAAGATTCAAATATAAATTCTTCTTTTGAAGATATTGATGGGGCAATAACTTGATTAGTTCCTACCATAATATTAATTTTTAAAAAGTGGTAAAATAGATTCTCTTAAAATAATTTGACATTCGCTTTTATATTTAGCAACAGTTCCAAGAGTTAAGTTTAATGTTTTAGCGATTTCTGCATTATTTTTACCTTCGATGTGTAATTTAATAAAACCAGAATATTTACTAGGTAAAACTTCTATTATTTTTGGTAGAAGTGCTTCTATATCATGTTCGATTTCGCTGAATTCTAGGTAAGTATTCTCAAAATTTTCATCTCCTAAGTCAAATGACTTGAGGCGTTTTTGTTTCTTTTCTAAATTTATTGCATTCCTATCGTAAATTGTGCTTATAAAAAATTTCTCAAAAGATTCTTTGTCATATTCTTTTTTTGTGGTAAGTACTTCAATAACTGAGTCTTGGAATAAATCTTTTATATCTGCTTTCTGTAATCCCCGTTTATGAACGATAGAATACATTTTGGAATAATGATCTTCGTACAATTTTTTAAAAAAAAGTTTATCCTTTAGAAATGAATTCTTCAAACGCTGAATTATTAATTCGGTTCCAAAGATATGTAAAATATTTATAATATTATAATTTATTGTAATATTTAATACTTTAATTTTTTTATCATCGCTTTTTAAAATAATAATTTGAAAATATATTATATAATATCGTCATGCATTAATAATTCATTTTCAATTACTAATATTTAATAAAAATAAAATTATTTAAATAAAGTTATTTTCAATTCAAATAAATCAATTTGAAGGGATATAAAAAAGCTGGCCCTTGTAAGACCAGCTAAATAAGTAGATATCAGAAGATAGAATTTGAACGCTTAATTCTGATATCAATATTAATCCAAATGTACTGCGACATTTGAAGTAATTGTAGCATAATTGGATTTTTTATTCAACTACTTGTCTTTATCAAGGGCCTGCATATAACTAAAACTCAAATTATATGTCAGAACCAATTATTGATCAATTTAAAGAGTCAAATCAACTAAATTCAGAATTTAAGCTTCGTTTCAATGTTATAACTGCAAATAGGCACCTTAGACTCAATTCCCTTATTCAACAACATTTTACTGGCTCCTTAGTTGATGAACCTTCGTCAAAGCCTTCCAATGATTTCAACAATTTATTAACCTAAATAATTTAGAAATATGAAAAATGACATT harbors:
- a CDS encoding DUF1738 domain-containing protein, with the protein product MKKELESTGSSAISKNFDLYQEVTNKIISMLEKGVAPWRRTWSTYGLAKNYATGHVYTGINFILMNNTEHHVPYFMTYNQVKALDGKLKKGAKAQKVIFFNLIYKDQNNRVVNKDEATHLYNIGEEVKVLKFIKYYNVFNISDVEGIDFEISEIQLKPNEKIGKCESIVELMPKCPLIQHEKNNSAFYSPILDIVNMPKMEQFETSEEYYATLFHELVHSTGHATRLAREEVMNPHAFGSKAYSKEELVAEMGASFLCSSVQIDFDKIIENNVAYLAGWLKVLKEDSKFIFKVASEAQKGVDFILNL
- a CDS encoding sigma-70 family RNA polymerase sigma factor, which translates into the protein MYSIVHKRGLQKADIKDLFQDSVIEVLTTKKEYDKESFEKFFISTIYDRNAINLEKKQKRLKSFDLGDENFENTYLEFSEIEHDIEALLPKIIEVLPSKYSGFIKLHIEGKNNAEIAKTLNLTLGTVAKYKSECQIILRESILPLFKN